The following is a genomic window from Chryseobacterium sp. StRB126.
ACCACCTGATAATTTGATGATATCCATAGTTGCCATTGCAAGACCAGCTCCGTTTACCATACAAGCAACGTTACCATCCAATTTTACGAAGTTAAGACCCGCTTCACCAGCTTCTACATCCATTGGATCTTCTTCTCTTGTATCTCTAAGCTCAGCTAAATCTTTGTGACGGAACAATGAGTTGTCATCTAAAGTTACTTTAGCATCTACAGCGATAATCTTGTTATCAGAAGTTTTCAACACTGGGTTGATTTCGAAAAGAGATGCATCAATACCTGTATAAGCATTGTAAAGAGATGAAATAAATTTCACAAATTCTTTGAATGCATTTCCTTCAAGACCTAAGTTGAAAGCAATTTTTCTAGCCTGGAACCCTTGAAGACCGATAGCTGGATCAATAAGTTCGTTGTGGATTAAGTGAGGAGTTACTTCCGCAACGTGCTCAATATCCATACCACCTTCAGTAGAATATACGATTGTATTCTTCCCTTCAGCTCTATCTAAAAGAATAGAAACATAAAATTCTTTAGTTTCAGATTCTCCAGGATAATAAACATCTTCTGCAATCAAAACAGAGTGTACTTTTTTACCTTCAGCAGAAGTTTGTGGAGTTACCAACTGCATTCCGATGATATTCTGAGCGTTTTCTTTAAGTTTATCCATGTTTGGAGAAAACTTAACACCCCCACCTTTACCACGACCACCTGCGTGAATCTGTGCTTTTACAACCCAAGCCTGAGCTCCGGTTTCAGCAGTCAATTTTTCAGCAGCTGCTACAGCTTCATCTACGTTGTTTGCTACGAAACCACGTTGGATAGCTACTCCATACTTTGATAAAATCTCTTTTGATTGATACTCGTGAAGATTCATATTATTTTTATTATTTTATTTTAATATTTAAAGGTTGACAAATTTACTAAAAAGACATGGAAGTTCAAGATTCTTCATTCAAAAATTAAAGATTACTTCCTTGATTTTTGACATGTTTATACATTTTTCCTTATTCTTCCGCTAATTTTTCAGACTGAGATCCGATAAACGGAATCTTTGGAGCCAAGAAGTATCCGGTAAGACTTGCAAACAAAATGGGGACAAAATAAGTAAACCCAGTTAATGTTCCCAGAATAATAGTTGTACTCATCGGAGTTCTCGTTACGCAGGCGTTAATGGCTGCCATACAGCTTACAATGGCCAAAGTAGTATCTACACTGGGAAATAAATTGTGGATAATCAGTCCTAAAGTTGTTCCTACAAAGAACAACGGAATGATAAAACCTCCTCTCCAACCGGAAGTTACCGTAATGGCAATGGCTAATATTTTAAAG
Proteins encoded in this region:
- the sucC gene encoding ADP-forming succinate--CoA ligase subunit beta, with protein sequence MNLHEYQSKEILSKYGVAIQRGFVANNVDEAVAAAEKLTAETGAQAWVVKAQIHAGGRGKGGGVKFSPNMDKLKENAQNIIGMQLVTPQTSAEGKKVHSVLIAEDVYYPGESETKEFYVSILLDRAEGKNTIVYSTEGGMDIEHVAEVTPHLIHNELIDPAIGLQGFQARKIAFNLGLEGNAFKEFVKFISSLYNAYTGIDASLFEINPVLKTSDNKIIAVDAKVTLDDNSLFRHKDLAELRDTREEDPMDVEAGEAGLNFVKLDGNVACMVNGAGLAMATMDIIKLSGGNPANFLDVGGTADAQRVQTAFGIILRDPNVKAILINIFGGIVRCDRVAQGVVDAYKAMGSLPVPLIVRLQGTNAVEAKKLIDESGLPVHSAITLEEAANKVKEVLA